atTTTTTAAATGCAGCGAAATACAGCGCGGCTGTTGAAtaaaaaaaggctatatttatggcaatattttttttttcaaattatatggtaatttgtattaatggttccatgattcacgCAAACCTCATGAGGTTCTTACAGCTAACGTCTCTCTATCATAATTACTCCATTCAAAAGTTTTTTGCTGGTTTTTGTTGTATTCGCttgtatttcgcgtttttgaaagacacgaaaatataaatttgacagagtaaaaataggctgtatttatgtaacatattctcttctttcattttaaatggtaagtcaaattaaattaaccatgtatcacgcataacgactgaagttccataacaacccacgtttctctctccaaattactcaaTTCCagacttttagaaatacttccaaatacagaaaaatatacactggaatacaatcAATTCGGAGGTTAAACATTTTCTGTAAAAGAAAGTATCATTAAACAAACATTTCTACCTATACCGAACTTAATTTAAAGATGAAGTTTGTCTGACGTGGTTTTGAACAGTGCTGGGGTCCAAGTAATTTTCACCTTGAGTTGAAGTCAAAGTAAAATTTTCCTTTGTTAAAGAATAATCAAAAAGTTGCAATTTTTAAAGTCTAATTTCTGGATAAGAAGATGTCTAGTTTGAATAGTTATCACTCACATTAGCATTAATTTCCTCCTTTCGGCTGTGATCGAGTTGTATTCCAACTTCCAATCAGATTTCGTTGAGACAAAATGTTGTATAACTAAGTAAGCTAGCATAGCTAACACGAAATCACACTATTTCCGATTAATTAATGATGTCATATTTCGATATATAGGAAGACATAAATGATAAACTGAGACTTCTTGAAATATTTTAGAAGTTTACTAGCAATGTTTGCATCCTTCAACTTGTTTTTTCGTACAAAGCAAACAGGATAAATTTGTGATTAAGGCCTCTTTGCAATGCTTATTAAAAAGAAACacacacaatttcttcttctgagGCTAAAATATCGCTGTTGATACGAGTTCCTTTACTTTAAATCAACTTCTCTCAATAATGGGTTGATTAACATCTTTCATTAAAGCTGAATATATTTAAGGTTGTAATCCTGTAATATGATGGAAATTTGTGATGTAATGCTGAAACTTTTACATGGTCCTAATTGGGAACTACAGGCTCGAGTTTTCTCCTTCACTTTATTTGTTAGAAAATTGGTCGAAATTTTTTGGCAAAATTTTCAGTAAAATATGAAAGCTACTAAGGACTAGTACTCAGAGCCACGATTCTCTGACGTTGGAAAAGCATATCAGCTTCCACATGGGGTGCATTCTTATAGGCATTGCTTAGTTCTCCTATAGTCTCTTTCCTTATGTTACTTTTAACCACGATAAACGGCTGTGGGTTTATGAGTACTCTCATCTTTTCACTTTTGTATCAGATATAAGTCACTGATAGTCTAATGCTAAAAAAGAATGTCCTTAGATATGACCAACGATATGGGCTGCTGATGAAAGACACAAATTAAACATATGGTGAATTTCCTTAATTATGTATTATCTCCAGCAATATATGTAGCAACTTGAACTTTATGCACTGGCCTACTATATGTAGCTTTTCTTGTTCTGTTTATCTTATATCTAATACAGTTCACGAATGCTTACGTGAGAGTTGAGAGAAAGGTTGTGACTCCCAATAAgaatttcagccagtggtcgatGCTTAAAAGATTAACCTTTTGCACGTGCTGTTTTTCCCCCTAGTGGCAATTTGCTCATGAACTTATAGTCTTGCGGCATGTTGACAGGACTTGGACTTTTTATCTGCACGTTGGTGGAGTTTGTCAAAGCAAATTTGGCCTTAATTTGTTAATGAATAAACTTGGGTGTTGCAGTTTCAAATTCGAACATTATCTGGATAAAAAGGTGCCTGTTTTGAATTGTTATCACTAATATTGCCATTAATCTCCTCCTTTTCGTCTATGATCGAGTTAGTTCGTATTCCTATCAGATTGCGAACAAATAAAATGTTTCGACAACTAGGCAATCATAGCTAACACGAAATCGTTCTATTTCCAATTAACTAATGATGCCATATTTTGAAAGAAATAGATTACAAATGGAGGCAGTTTTTCTCCCTATTGATGGCAAGTTTCACACTCAATTTTTGATTAGAAGTTTTTAGTAATATATGCATCTAGTCACCTGCATGCCCTTTCGTACTAAGCAAATGGGAGGAAAATGTGATTAAGGTCACCTTCGAATGCTAATGAAACACACTCTAAAACAAAGCCAATTGTTTAATTAAGCAATACCTGCAAGGCTGCacatattagttttttttttttttaatctttttgatGTGAGTGCTTTTATTTTAAAAGGTTGTACTTCTTTCAGAAATGGATAGATCAACCTCCTTCATTAAAGTTGAATATTGTTAAGGAACTCCTAACTCGATGGTATATATCATGCAATAATCTGAGATTCAAGTTGTCACACATGGTCTTAGGATTCAAATTTCAGGGGGTTTTGTCATTGTGCATGCATGCAGGTTTAGGATTTGAAGATCTAGCATAAATCTTCTTAATTTGTAGTGTAAATTTTCTTAGTAATTAATTGCTTAAGGTAAGGCCATGATCAAAACAAAAGGATTACGGTGACCATTCACATCCACACAGTTAGATTATAAAAAGATTGTGCTGAAAATCACATCGACCCTACATAATTACAATTTATAAGGGCAAAACTTGATTGCGCCAAGAATGGACATTCGATCCTTTGCTAATTGTCATGATCTATTGGCATTAGTTGACAAATATAAAAATGATATCTTCTGCCTCTAATTAAACCTTGTCCACACTTTCTTATATTCATATTACGAAACAACTTCGATGACAATTATCATAATTAAGTTATATTCCACTTTATCTTCTTCTTGTTCTTGATGTTGTCAGCTTTTTCCCATTTTTAGTGTTTCTTCTTTTACTTAATTACGCAAAAAGCAAAAAGAATTTCCCACATCACATGGATGAACGGCAGTTCTCTAGCAAGCTTGTCAATGCTTAGCCGTTACTGTTATATCAAGTTGATCTCACTAATGATTATTGAACTTTATTCGTTATTGtgcaaaataaaattataaagttAGTTTTCATCATATTAAACTTTATAATTTTTCGTTTGTTATTGATTATAAAGTTATTTTTCATCAtatcaataaaataaaattaaaaagcaTCTTAATTTTATCTAGTAGCAGTAGAGACAAAAATGTTTTTTGTCAAATAATTGaacttatatcatcatcataataatagAGACTAATTTGCCTATCATCAAGTGTTAACTAGATTTTGTTATATATAATGGGTAAAGATTCGTGACTTTACTATTATGATAATACTCAATTATTTTAATGCGATATGACCACACATGAATCTAACAGGCCGCATGGCTGCAAAATTAGTGACCATCAGTCAAAAATGGCAACAGAGACCATTTGTAGTGAATAGGCAGTAGGGGCCAATGAAACCTTGTCGCCAACTTCCGTACTGTTCCAGTTGATATCTGACTGCAAAATTTTAAGAGTTTTATATGACGCCAAATATAAGACCACCAGTTTACTGTATTTTAAAAGAACAAGAAGCATATAGTAATTAATATGACCTGGTAATGCAGTAATGGCTGAGCATGGACGGTGCCTGTTAGGACATAAGTAAGCATGTTGGATCTATGCAACGTGAAAATCATATTTTTGCTTATAATATACAACAGAACAAACCGCCTAGCACATGCATGGTGTGCCACATCTCAGACTCTCAGTACTCCCCTCtcaactttgtttttttttttttcaagtaagATATTGTAGGCATAAAATGAAATTAATTTTTGACAAATATATATTGAAGCTATTAAGTTTTATCCATTAATGCAATATTGTTACAAGACTTTACCTACAAAAAAAAGATAGCAACATAATCTGCTGAAGCGCAAGCTCTAAAATTTCCAAATGATGCAATTTTCATTATTTTGACTATTGATTTAGGCATAAAGTTGATCTTATGTTGTTAAGTATACTTCAAAACTACATATGGGTAGGTATAATcatcccccaccccccacccccccccacctttttttttttttttttttttttgctgttgttgttgtgtgtgtgtgtgttgtggggGGAGGGGGTGAGGGGGTGGGGCGAATGGATTATCTTACTGATGACCACTTATAGTAGAAGGATAAAAGCAAAGCAAAAGATACCGATCAAATTGGGAATGCCATGAAATTGGGAATGCTTACTTCAGATTTGAGAGAAAGTGGCGCCCCTAATCTCCAATGAGATATAATTATGCTATTAGTGATTCTTTTACATGCCATCTTTTTCCCTTATCGGGGATTGATTTGATGATAATACCTCTTTTAGTCTTGCGGCATGCAGACAAGAATTGTACTTTTTATCCAGACGTTGGAGGAGTCTTTCAAAGCAAGTTTTCCTTtgttaataattaaaaaattgtAATGGCTGTTGTTTTGAAGTTGAATAATTGGATTATAAGGTGATTGATATCATTTGAATTGTTCTCACTGATATGACACTAATTTCCTCTGTTTCGGCTATGATTAATTCATAGTCATATTCCACTCTGGATGTGTGTATAAATGTATCGTTATCAAGACAAGGCAAGCTAACACGAAATCATAGTATTTCCAACTAGTTAATTATGTCATGCTTTGAAAGTAATTGATCATAAATGGAGGCATGTATAGATGACTAGTTTCACACTTAATTTTCAGAAGTTTAGTTATGTAGGTTATCTGATCCATTCGCCTTTGCCCTTTCGTAAAAACGGAAATGTGAACAATGTGTTCGATCAAGGGCTCTTCTGAATGTTAGCTACTTAATTAATTACTTGTCTTTCTCTCTCTTTAATCTCTATATCAAATTATTTTAGTAATTTTAGTTATACCTAACGGTATTAGATTCAATTAGATTTCATTTTTAATTAGGCTAAAAATCTCTATCGGTATTAGTTCTTAAATAAATGGGCCAATTATATCTTTCGAACAATCACTGGGTCTTTAGTTAGAATTCTCAGGGACTTTGGTTATTATGCTTAGTTATAATTACAATTTGAAGAAGCAACTGTCTCTACGACGTGGTGTAACTTATTCCGTTTGTAAACTATGCATTACGTCGATTGTTTTATTTAGAAAATCAGTTAGTATTTCCGAAGTTATTTTCGTGACTCTTTACTATCTTCGATTCCACACTTCCACGTACGTAATGCCTTATCAGATGGGCAAAGGCATTACCAGATGGGCAAAGCTTACTCATGGCCATGAATCTCTGACAAGGCAAAAAAGAATTTATCCTCTTTTTTTCAGGCACATGTAATAAAAAGGTGGTATAAGATTTTGGCGGGCATGTTACGTTGCATTTCCTTTGTTGGTGTCCATTATTTTATAGCTAGGGCAATATTAATCCTAATTATATCATCAAAACAAACTAACTACGGTGGCCAACTTCAGACCTTACTAGAGGTTACAAAAATATTATGTCAAAATGCAACATTGACCCATCATAAATTACAAGAGTAAAAACTCGAGGAGATATTCAACCCTTTTTAATTGTCATCAACAAGGCATTACTTGACAAATTAAAATGATATCTCTCATGCCACTAAAACCCTGTCCACCCTTTGATTTATTTATATTACAAAAACTATCTGAATGCTAACCTCAATCAACTATCACAATTAATAATTCTACTCCGTCACAAAATTAACAACTTGGCCTGTCCTTGTTCTTGTCGCTATTGTTTCCTTAGCTCTTCATGCTGCTGCTTCTTTTTTTatcaaaagaaagagagagattCCCACGTCACACGGATAACAGTTTCTTCAAAGACTCCAAAGAATGGCCGGCTTTGGGGTATTGAATTCACATGCAAAAGTGGGTATATTCTCTGCCGGCAATGACTACTTCGAAGGATTGTGGGCTCAAAATTGTCGAGTGGCCCACTTCAATTCACAAGATCAATGCAAATCCCTCAACAGCCAAAGGGCTGCTAGAATGGTGATCGTCAAGCTTGTAAAAAGTGGTAATGGACCTGAGGTTAAAATACCACTGCTACTGACCAATGAAACATTGCTGCCACCAGCGTATTTTCCTCCTAATGATTTCTGGCTGCAACATTCATATTTTCAATTAGCATAGTAATTAACGTGGTGTCAATTAAATTAGTAACACTAGTAATTTTTATATTAAGATGACATGATATAACGTAGAAAGTTGAGCATGGACGGTGCCTCAATTTGGTAGGACATAAGTAAGCATTTTGAATCTACGTAACATGAAAaccatagatttttttttaaaaaaatatacgaCACAACAAACCCACTATGAGACGCACATGGTCACAACCCCCAACCATCGTCTCAACTTCAGGATTTATTTTATTTGTTTGCTTCAAAATCAAACCAACAATCCTTTGGGTCTCACTTTTTTAGTGTGACCCATTATAGATCAAAAGTTAGTATGAGACATCACATATGCTTCCATTTCCGACACCATGATAGACAGCTTCAAATGCCATCATCCTCACACATTTGCATTCCATATTACTTGTTCAACAAATGTCACCAAAAAACACCCTTCTGCATGCACGTAACTGCTTTTTGACTTAGCCAGGCACATGGGTATACTGCTTATACAACAGCACTATAGAACTAACTTGTTATAAACGTTACTTTCTAGTCCAATTAATGCGATACATTTAGTTTCAAAAAAATCATTATCAACATCCGAAACAAAATTAAATCAAATCaatcaaatatttttaaattaaatttaaatataCTCCGACATACCTAGTGGAAGAAGCAGGACAAAATGTGATGACATAATCTGCAGAAGCACAAGTGAAGGTGCTAGTTCCATCATCATACGCATAGCTATATGCGCGTGGGCATGAACTCTTAAAAAACTCCGAGTAATCCGTCGGCTTACATGTATCAGGCGTAGCAAAAGGCCCGCTACAACAATACTTCGGATCCCCAAACGCTCCACACGCGCTCTTACACGCCACGCACTCACTACCACCTTCACCACCACTACCAATCAACTTCAGCTCAGATGGACATGGCCcattaagatcaacaacacacccAGTTGCAGAACAGTTGGTCCCATCTTGTGGGGTCACTAACATCGGTAAATTATAACCATCTACAAGGCTGACGTCATAGAAATCGAGCCCACCGGCTCCATTGAGTGTGAACTCGGCTAGAGTGGCTGGTGGTGCAGCTCCACCGATGCACTCTAATGTTCCGGAGCCGCAATCACCTGTAACGCATGTGAATTTACCTGTAGTGGAATCTTGGGAGCAAAAAGTTCGACCCCATAAACGACCTGACCAACCTGCTGGAACTGAAACGGGTATGGCCTGTCCAGGATTCAGCTGAAATCCTGTAGGAGAAACCTGGGTAGTTCCAGCACCCGATAATATCCCTGGCCATACTGTATAACTGCACTGGTTTACTAATGTAAATGTTGCTGACAACACCCCTGTTTTCCgataaaacaaaaaaatgaatacCAAAATGTTGAAACTTTATAGTAACAAAAACTATCAACTAAAACAATACTCCTCTGTTTCAATGTGTCCGTCAGGTTTTGACTTGATACGAAATGTAAGAAAGTAAAGAAtgatcttgtggtcttaaattgaTAAACTGAAGATACGTAAAATGTATCAAAATCTCCTTTAATCTGGTGATCGTACACATGTCATGcaaaaaattgaaattaaagaGCCGTGAAAATGAAAGAGATAACCTTTTAAAACGGATTAAAAAGAAATGCAAGACAAATAAACTGAATAGAGGGAGTACTAAATTTAGAAACTTACCTGAAAATAGGAATACAAAAGATAAACAGAACAGGGGAAGTAAGACTTGGGGTTTCGCCATTGTAATATTACTCTGTTTTTCCGTAAATTGTttgaagagaaagagaaaaaataagttGGCAATGTGGGGTGTACTGAAGTGAATCTTAGAAGAGGATCACGTCTTAAGAGTCAGAGATATATATAGAAGAAATTTTGGACCGACGTTAAGGGGAAACACAACAACGCCACAGTATAAGGTCGGCAGTTGGGCCGGCTCCGGTTAAAAGGGCTTAGATATTTTTAATGGGAATAGGAGAGGTAATTCGTAAGTTTCAAGGATTAGTGTAAACTTTAAGAATGGTTGTAGTACTAAGTAGGAAGGGATGTGTTTGACAGCGGGATTGCGGGAGGATTTAAATAGAATGTGATTTAAGGAGAGAAGTCACTAATTACTGTGTTTAAACAGAAGGACTTTTGGGTATGGGCAAGGGCTTTTTTCTGAATAGGAGTTAATGACGGTTAAATTCAACGGCCCTATGGGCCTTGGGAAGATAGGTATGGGACCCTTGGCAATGAAGGCCCAATGACGGTGGTTTCATCACTTTTTGCTGATGGGGCAATTCGCAAAATTGTCctttatttggggtggtctttaaattttacccctcatatttgtggtttttaagttttgcccttagaTTGGAtatctgaggttctgggttcgaatccccactcaggcataaaataaaaaaataatttcgcaaggcagggctggagagagtatatgccggatccggcataaagtccttaaggaaaaattaaagttatgccggagggggcataacttttcctcaaggcatagtttagttatgacTTATGGGgaaaaacttttccttaaggaactatgccttatggggcagacttttaattaaggcataaccaaaagtatgcctcataagacagaacttttccttaaggcaaacttttagttatgccttaaggaaaagttcccccttatggggcatacttttagttatattttatggggcacacttttagttaaggcataactaaaagtatgcttcataaggcggaacttttccttaaggcataattaaaagtttgccttgaaaagtataaataaataaatatatatatatatgtctcaaggcaaagtatgccccctccggcataactttagtttttccttaaggattgtatgccggatccggcataaagtccttaaggaaaaactaaagttatgccggagggggcataacttttcctcaaggcatagtttagttataccttatggggcaaaacttttccttaaggaattatgtcttatggggcagacttttaattaaggcataaccaaaagtatgcctcataaggcacgacttttccttaaggcaaacttttagttatgccttaaggaaaagttccgccttatggggcatacttttagttatattttatggggcacacttttagttaaggcataactaaaagtatgcttcATAAGTCGGAACTTTTCCATAagacataattaaaagtttgccttgaaaagtaaaatatatatatatatatatatatatatatgtctcaaggcaaagtctgcccccttcggcataactttagtttttccttaaggattgtatgccggatccggcataaagtccttaaggaaaaactaaagttatgccggagggggcataacttttcctcaaggcatagtttagttatgccttatggggcaaaacttttccttaagtaactacgccttatggggcagacttttaattaaggcataaccaaaagtatgcctcataaggcaggacttttccttaagacaaacttttagttatgccttaaggaaaagttccgccttatggggcatacttttagttatattttatggggcacacttttagtcaaggcataactaaaagtatgcttcataagacggaacttttccttaaggcataattaaaagtttgccttgaaaagtaaaaataaaataaaatatatatatatatatatatatatatatatatatatatatgtctcaaggcaaagtctgccccctccggcataactttagtttttccttaaggattgtatgtcggatccagcatacactccctccagccctgccttgcgatttttttttttaattttatgcctgagcgggggttcgaacctagaacctcaggtatccaaacgaagggcaaaacttaaacaacacaaatatgaggggcaaaatttaaagaccaccccaaaagaaaggCAATCTGTGCAAAAAAATGTTGCTGATGTAGGGGTGGAC
Above is a genomic segment from Lycium barbarum isolate Lr01 chromosome 12, ASM1917538v2, whole genome shotgun sequence containing:
- the LOC132623575 gene encoding pathogenesis-related thaumatin-like protein 3.5 translates to MAKPQVLLPLFCLSFVFLFSGVLSATFTLVNQCSYTVWPGILSGAGTTQVSPTGFQLNPGQAIPVSVPAGWSGRLWGRTFCSQDSTTGKFTCVTGDCGSGTLECIGGAAPPATLAEFTLNGAGGLDFYDVSLVDGYNLPMLVTPQDGTNCSATGCVVDLNGPCPSELKLIGSGGEGGSECVACKSACGAFGDPKYCCSGPFATPDTCKPTDYSEFFKSSCPRAYSYAYDDGTSTFTCASADYVITFCPASSTSQKSLGGKYAGGSNVSLVSSSGILTSGPLPLFTSLTITILAALWLLRDLH